In Vicinamibacteria bacterium, a single genomic region encodes these proteins:
- the folK gene encoding 2-amino-4-hydroxy-6-hydroxymethyldihydropteridine diphosphokinase gives MARPRVFLGLGSNLGDREAALQRAGRLLEERGFTRRGESALYLTEPVGGPPQGWFLNEVLEGESALSPEELLAACLDVERVMGRVRDVRHGPRTIDIDLLLYGQEQRRGPGLVLPHPRLHERRFVLAPLAEIAPTVVHPVLGKTVLELARLCTDPSEVRLQPRLETRA, from the coding sequence ATGGCCCGGCCCCGCGTCTTCCTCGGTCTCGGCTCCAACCTGGGCGACCGCGAGGCCGCTCTCCAGCGGGCGGGCCGCCTCCTCGAGGAGCGCGGCTTCACGCGCCGGGGGGAGAGCGCCCTCTACCTCACGGAGCCGGTAGGGGGGCCGCCCCAGGGCTGGTTCCTGAACGAGGTTCTGGAGGGGGAGAGCGCGCTCTCCCCCGAGGAACTGCTCGCGGCCTGCCTGGATGTGGAGCGGGTGATGGGGCGGGTGCGGGATGTCCGGCACGGACCCCGCACGATCGACATCGACCTGCTCCTCTACGGCCAGGAGCAGCGGCGGGGCCCCGGCCTCGTCCTCCCCCACCCCCGCCTGCACGAGCGCCGGTTCGTGCTCGCGCCCCTGGCCGAGATCGCGCCCACGGTCGTGCATCCAGTCCTGGGCAAGACCGTGCTCGAGCTCGCGCGTCTCTGCACGGACCCCTCGGAGGTGCGTCTCCAACCGCGGCTGGAGACGCGGGCCTGA